A genomic window from Triticum urartu cultivar G1812 chromosome 7, Tu2.1, whole genome shotgun sequence includes:
- the LOC125522356 gene encoding protein trichome birefringence-like 38: MGQEDLALPSLRARFRHGCALAAILVLAAAAAPSVADGSSCDLFQGRWVADASYPLYDAASCPFVPDVFDCRRNGRPDAAYLKFRWSPAACRLPRFDGLEFLETWRGKTVMFVGDSLSMNQWVSLACMLHAAAPDPARVSFSTGDPVSSVRFEDYDLSVVLYFSRFLVDVVQEDVGRVLKLDSMQGAGSWLGAHLLVFNTWHWWTYKGASQVWDYMQEGNRTYNDMDRLAAFSKGLATWARWVDDNVDASLTRVIYQGVSPSHYTSKEQESDGAAPASGGCFQQTRPRQVATDGDERVSPEQVVVRGLIASMSTPVSLLDITSLSQLRIDAHPSVYGGPGRDGMDCTHWCIAGLPDAWNHILNAMLLQHA; this comes from the exons ATGGGCCAGGAGGACCTGGCGCTGCCTTCGCTGCGTGCCAGGTTCCGCCATGGCTGCGCGCTGGCGGCCATCCTAGTGCTCGCGGCAGCGGCTGCGCCGAGCGTGGCTGATGGGTCGTCGTGCGACCTGTTCCAGGGGAGGTGGGTCGCCGACGCGTCCTACCCTCTGTACGACGCGGCCAGCTGCCCCTTCGTGCCCGACGTCTTCGACTGCCGCCGCAACGGCCGCCCGGACGCCGCCTACCTCAAGTTCCGGTGGAGCCCCGCCGCCTGCCGCCTCCCAag GTTCGACGGGCTGGAATTCCTGGAGACGTGGCGCGGGAAGACGGTGATGTTCGTGGGGGACTCGCTGAGCATGAACCAATGGGTCTCCCTCGCCTGCATGCTCCACGCCGCCGCGCCGGATCCCGCCCGCGTCTCCTTCAGCACCGGCGACCCCGTCTCCTCCGTCCGCTTCGAGGACTACGACCTGTCGGTGGTGCTCTACTTCAGCAGGTTCCTGGTGGACGTGGTGCAGGAGGACGTCGGCCGCGTCCTCAAGCTCGACTCCATGCAGGGCGCgggctcctggctcggcgcccACCTGCTCGTCTTCAACACGTGGCACTGGTGGACCTACAAGGGCGCCAGCCAAGT GTGGGACTACATGCAGGAGGGGAACAGAACGTACAACGACATGGACCGGCTGGCCGCCTTCTCCAAGGGCCTCGCCACATGGGCAAGGTGGGTCGACGACAACGTCGACGCGTCGCTCACCAGGGTCATCTACCAAGGCGTCTCCCCAAGCCACTACAC GTCCAAGGAGCAGGAGAGCgacggggcggcgccggcgtcggGGGGCTGTTTCCAGCAGACACGGCCGCGGCAGGTGGCCACGGACGGGGACGAGAGGGTGTCCCCGGAGCAGGTGGTCGTGCGGGGCCTGATCGCGTCCATGTCGACGCCGGTGTCCCTGCTGGACATCACCTCGCTCTCGCAGCTCAGGATCGACGCGCACCCGTCGGTTTACGGCGGGCCTGGCCGGGACGGCATGGACTGCACGCACTGGTGCATCGCCGGGCTGCCGGACGCGTGGAACCACATCCTCAACGCGATGCTGCTGCAGCACGCATGA